The Papaver somniferum cultivar HN1 unplaced genomic scaffold, ASM357369v1 unplaced-scaffold_107, whole genome shotgun sequence genome includes a region encoding these proteins:
- the LOC113327787 gene encoding putative pentatricopeptide repeat-containing protein At5g37570 — translation MSTNVIQEHKNLMTTKYFVIPCHYNTESTISFCLKISKTEIQLKQTHARLLKTLIHSSHQLHHLLTQLLKLPSKKLSYARNLFDQIPQSEKNECIWTSLIRAHTLCDEFKCAVLLYRRMHEMGVLASGFTFSSVLNACARIPAVREGKMIHASVVESGFMGSKVIGTTLVDMYGKCGLIEDARRVFDEMVDRDVVAWTAMVSGYTKMDLMREARALFDVMQERNVVSWTSMVAGYANVGEINEAKALYDQMPIRNTITWIAMIAGYGKVGNVLGAEKVFDEINVKDESCWGAMIACYSHNGYLKEAIEMYKRMRELNVKANEVAMVGVISACTQLGDAEMAHSLTEHVEEGSCDRTLILSNALIHMYAKCASIDQALLEFSKMHERDVITYGALITALADHGRPQEALELFSKMQKKGIQPNKVTFLGVFNACSYAGLVEQGCKYFKLMTTTCMIEPSTEHISCMVDLLGRAGKLNEAYKLILENTGASRDAGAWGALLGACAVHGNVELGEISAQRLFEIEPDNSGNYVLLANIYASVRRWDDAARVRTTLSERRMSKTVGYSWIKEENGARTF, via the exons ATGAGCACAAATGTAATTCAAGAACATAAAAACTTGATGACAACAAAATACTTCGTCATCCCTTGCCATTACAATACCGAATCAACTATCTCTTTCTGTCTAAAAATAAGCAAAACAGAAATCCAACTCAAACAAACCCATGCTAGATTACTCAAAACCTTAATCCATTCAAGccatcagcttcatcatcttctaacacAGCTACTAAAGTTACCTTCCAAAAAGTTGAGTTATGCACGTAACTTGTTCGATCAAATACCTCAGAGTGAGAAAAACGAGTGTATTTGGACTTCTTTAATACGTGCACACACCCTTTGCGATGAATTTAAATGTGCTGTTTTGCTTTACAGGAGGATGCATGAGATGGGTGTTTTGGCAAGTGGGTTTACGTTTTCGTCTGTGCTTAATGCTTGTGCGAGGATACCGGCTGTTCGTGAAGGTAAAATGATTCATGCAAGTGTTGTTGAGTCGGGGTTTATGGGCAGTAAAGTGATTGGAACTACGTTGGTGGATATGTATGGGAAATGTGGGTTGATTGAAGATGCAAGAAGAGTTTTTGATGAGATGGTTGATAGAGATGTTGTTGCTTGGACTGCTATGGTGTCTGGGTACACGAAAATGGATTTGATGAGGGAGGCACGTGCGTTGTTTGATGTTATGCAGGAGAGGAATGTAGTGTCTTGGACTTCGATGGTAGCTGGGTATGCGAATGTGGGTGAGATTAATGAGGCCAAAGCTTTGTATGATCAGATGCCGATAAGGAATACAATTACGTGGATAGCTATGATTGCAGGGTATGGAAAAGTTGGGAATGTTTTGGGTGCGGAGAAAGTTTTTGATGAAATAAATGTGAAGGATGAGAGTTGTTGGGGAGCTATGATTGCGTGTTACTCGCACAATGGGTATTTGAAAGAAGCTATTGAAATGTATAAGAGGATGAGAGAGCTTAATGTTAAGGCTAATGAGGTGGCGATGGTTGGAGTGATTTCGGCTTGTACTCAACTTGGAGATGCCGAGATGGCACATTCACTAACCGAGCATGTGGAGGAAGGTAGTTGCG ATCGAACACTTATCCTGTCAAATGCTTTAATCCACATGTATGCAAAATGTGCAAGCATCGACCAAGCATTGCTAGAATTCAGTAAAATGCATGAGCGGGATGTTATCACATATGGTGCTCTAATCACAGCTCTTGCTGATCATGGAAGGCCTCAAGAAGCTCTGGAGCTTTTCTCAAAGATGCAGAAAAAAGGAATACAACCGAATAAAGTTACTTTCTTAGGAGTCTTTAATGCGTGTAGCTATGCTGGACTAGTGGAACAAGGGTGCAAGTATTTCAAGCTAATGACAACAACTTGCATGATTGAACCATCAACAGAACATATTTCTTGCATGGTTGACCTTCTTGGCCGAGCCGGGAAACTCAATGAAGCTTACAAGCTTATATTAGAGAATACAGGTGCATCAAGAGATGCTGGAGCTTGGGGTGCTTTATTAGGTGCTTGTGCTGTCCATGGTAATGTTGAGCTGGGTGAAATATCAGCTCAGCGTTTGTTCGAAATCGAACCTGATAATTCAGGGAATTATGTGCTTTTGGCAAATATTTATGCTTCAGTGCGTAGATGGGATGACGCTGCTCGAGTTAGAACCACGCTGAGTGAAAGAAGGATGAGCAAAACAGTCGGATATAGCTGGATTAAAGAAGAAAATGGAGCACGAACATTCTGA